A window from Exiguobacterium marinum DSM 16307 encodes these proteins:
- a CDS encoding NAD-dependent succinate-semialdehyde dehydrogenase: MREEKNYINGEWTETDQTIEVRNPATGNVMAVVTKSDTKEATQAVDAAHESLREWQQKTAEERGELLNEWHRLIAEHTEELARTMVEEQGKPLKEAIGEINYANGFIDWYAAEGRRVYGETIPASSNQKRIFAIKQPIGVIAAITPWNFPAAMITRKVAPALAAGCTVVIKPASATPLTAIELVKLAEKAGFPKGVINLVTGQASDLVKAWQQDKRVRKLTFTGSTEVGKMLMRDAADTMKKISLELGGHAPLIVTAKADLDKAVPQAVATKFRNGGQTCVCANRIYVERAVVDDFSERFIKEVESLKVGNGLEEGVDIGPLIDDDALSKVEKHIEDAQIRGGEVYGGEVLDGLFIRPAVIRYANEDMLCMNEETFGPVAPIATFDSLDEVINRANNTPFGLAAYLFTQDINEAVYLAESLEYGIVGVNDGLPSTPQAPFGGWKESGLGREGGHHGIEEFLEVKYISLGL; this comes from the coding sequence ATGCGAGAAGAGAAAAACTACATTAACGGGGAATGGACTGAAACCGATCAAACAATCGAAGTACGCAATCCGGCGACAGGAAATGTGATGGCCGTCGTGACGAAAAGCGATACGAAAGAAGCGACACAAGCCGTCGATGCCGCGCATGAGTCACTCCGGGAATGGCAACAAAAGACCGCAGAAGAACGAGGCGAATTACTTAATGAGTGGCATCGTTTAATTGCAGAACATACGGAAGAGCTTGCCCGAACAATGGTCGAGGAACAAGGGAAACCGCTCAAAGAAGCAATTGGTGAAATCAACTACGCGAACGGATTCATCGACTGGTACGCAGCGGAAGGTCGCCGTGTGTATGGTGAGACGATTCCTGCCTCATCGAACCAAAAGCGCATCTTTGCCATCAAGCAACCGATCGGGGTCATCGCAGCCATCACCCCTTGGAACTTCCCGGCTGCCATGATCACGCGAAAAGTTGCCCCGGCACTCGCTGCAGGCTGCACGGTCGTTATAAAACCTGCATCAGCGACTCCACTGACTGCCATTGAACTCGTGAAATTAGCCGAGAAAGCAGGATTCCCAAAAGGGGTCATCAACTTGGTGACAGGACAAGCTTCCGACCTCGTCAAAGCGTGGCAACAAGATAAACGAGTCCGAAAATTGACATTCACAGGCTCAACAGAGGTCGGAAAAATGCTTATGCGTGATGCGGCGGACACGATGAAAAAAATTTCACTCGAGCTAGGTGGGCACGCCCCGCTCATCGTCACGGCCAAGGCAGACTTAGATAAAGCCGTCCCGCAGGCAGTCGCGACCAAGTTCCGCAACGGCGGACAGACATGCGTCTGTGCCAACCGAATTTATGTAGAACGCGCTGTCGTCGATGATTTCTCGGAGCGTTTCATCAAAGAGGTCGAATCTTTAAAAGTTGGGAATGGGTTAGAGGAAGGTGTCGATATCGGACCACTCATCGATGACGATGCCCTTAGTAAGGTCGAAAAACATATCGAGGACGCCCAGATTCGTGGTGGTGAAGTATACGGTGGCGAAGTGTTAGACGGTTTATTCATTCGTCCTGCGGTCATCCGCTATGCGAATGAAGACATGCTCTGCATGAATGAGGAAACGTTCGGTCCGGTCGCGCCGATTGCCACATTCGATTCACTCGATGAAGTCATCAATCGGGCGAACAATACTCCGTTCGGGTTAGCTGCCTATCTCTTCACGCAAGACATCAATGAAGCGGTCTATTTAGCGGAATCGTTAGAGTACGGAATCGTCGGTGTGAATGACGGGCTCCCGTCAACACCTCAAGCGCCGTTCGGTGGATGGAAAGAGAGTGGACTCGGACGAGAAGGTGGCCATCACGGCATCGAGGAGTTTTTAGAAGTGAAATATATCTCACTCGGGTTGTGA
- a CDS encoding HAD family hydrolase, whose amino-acid sequence MAVILFDIDGTLVDTTGPMTQAIHEALEELPHLPKPSEEAVRSGYGLAGNAFWEHVIPEATLEEIHLIRRLRHTTLEKAIEGQNVLFDGIRNMLETLHEQGHTLTTASNCGVHYMNLILDTQQIRPYMTAPECLESVGGEKKADILTAHRVRHGEGDYIMVGDRKSDVEAARAHDFPVVLTGFGFGNEEEWALADHVIKSPNDLVEWINR is encoded by the coding sequence ATGGCAGTTATTTTATTTGATATTGATGGCACGTTAGTAGATACAACCGGACCGATGACACAGGCGATTCATGAGGCGCTCGAGGAACTTCCACACCTTCCAAAACCGAGTGAAGAGGCCGTCCGCTCTGGATATGGGTTGGCAGGCAACGCGTTTTGGGAACATGTCATCCCTGAAGCGACACTTGAAGAGATTCACCTCATTCGCAGGTTGCGTCACACGACGTTGGAGAAGGCAATAGAAGGACAAAATGTTTTATTTGACGGAATTCGTAACATGTTGGAGACGCTTCACGAGCAAGGCCACACGCTGACGACAGCGAGTAACTGCGGCGTTCATTACATGAACCTGATATTAGATACGCAACAGATTCGTCCATATATGACGGCACCTGAATGCTTGGAGTCTGTCGGCGGCGAAAAAAAGGCAGATATTCTGACAGCACACCGTGTCCGTCACGGTGAGGGAGACTATATCATGGTCGGGGATCGTAAGTCAGATGTAGAGGCGGCCCGCGCCCACGACTTCCCGGTCGTCTTAACAGGATTCGGGTTCGGCAATGAAGAAGAGTGGGCGCTTGCGGATCACGTAATCAAGTCGCCGAACGATTTAGTCGAATGGATCAATCGATAA
- a CDS encoding glycerol-3-phosphate acyltransferase → MWIIIVGYLVGSLLGGRLYGLLSGHDLATSGSKNTGARNAHRIGGVKAFLIVYGFDVLKTILVLQVSGPYFWQTAFALTLGHIYPFWRIRAGGKGYAVFSGIIWAYDPWWFIGGLLFLLLLIKGTGNSRETGLVMLVLLPLAALGSVGDIIWAVLIAAVIIYHHVKEGKP, encoded by the coding sequence ATGTGGATTATCATTGTCGGCTATCTAGTCGGAAGTCTGCTCGGAGGCAGGCTATATGGGTTATTAAGTGGACATGATTTAGCAACATCCGGTTCGAAAAATACCGGTGCACGCAACGCGCATCGCATCGGAGGGGTGAAGGCGTTTCTCATCGTGTATGGATTCGACGTGCTCAAGACGATTCTTGTCTTACAGGTGAGCGGACCGTATTTTTGGCAGACGGCGTTCGCGCTCACGCTCGGTCATATTTATCCGTTTTGGCGAATCCGTGCGGGCGGGAAGGGATATGCCGTTTTTTCTGGAATCATATGGGCGTATGACCCGTGGTGGTTTATCGGGGGGCTCCTTTTTCTGTTGTTGTTGATTAAAGGAACAGGTAATTCCCGTGAGACGGGACTGGTGATGCTCGTCTTACTTCCACTCGCTGCGCTTGGAAGTGTTGGAGACATCATATGGGCAGTGCTCATCGCAGCTGTGATTATCTATCATCATGTGAAGGAGGGGAAACCATGA